From the Neobacillus sp. PS3-34 genome, the window TCCTGTAATACGACTGTTGGTACTGTTTTTTATTCTTCTTCCCGTCACTATATTCAGCGTCTATACCTATCTACAAGATAAAGGCAGCTTTAAGCAAATTTCCGGAGATTCACAGGGGTATGAAATGGTTAATTTAGAAAAAAGTGATACAGTTGAAAACGATAAAAAGAAAAAAGCGACGTCTTCTGTTAACCAGACGGACGCCGTTGTTTCTTCAAATGACGATAAAAAACAATCAGTTACACTTGTTACGGAAACGGCTCCAAAATTGTACGGACAAAAAGATACTGATAAAAATGCTGCTCCATCAAAAAAACAAGAAGGCAGCACATCCCAGGTCTCGTCTTCTCCCGGGTCAAAAATGGTTTATCATACAGTTCAGCCACAGGAAACATTATTCCGTATTGCTATGAAATATTATCAATCACAGGCGGGAATTGAACGGATTAAGCAAGCAAATCATATTCAAGGCAACGAAATAGAAACAGGACAAGTATTAAAAATACCGATGAAAAATTAAACCGGCCCTGCGCCGGTTTTTTCATACATATTTTTTAGGACAAGTTCATAAAAATGTATGAGAAGTGGAGGTGATAGGATGGGATCTTCAATTCTTATGCTGGATGATCGGACAGATCAGGCGACAAAACAAATGCTGGAAAATGTAATAAAGAGAAAGAATAAGTTTGACCTCTATAAACGAAGACACCTTATAGCCGTTTGGGCTACCATTGGCATTGCTTCGTTTTATTTTATCTATTTGTACCAAACAATAGCTGCAGTCTATTCTTATTCATTTGCTGCCATGTTTTCTGCGTTTGTCAACGACTCACGTAACTTTTATTATCTTGTATTTTGCGTTGGTGTCTATGGACTTATGAATTTATTGAGGGAAAAAGAGAAAAAGCAGAAAAGGAATATCATGCCCTTAGATGTGAAATTGTCGATAGGAGCAAAGATTTATGGAAAAAAGAAGACGAATGGAAGAATCGTCATCTCGTATTTGATTTCATGAAAGAAAAGTATGATATTAATTTATTCCATGAAAACAAATAGAAAGCAGCCAGTGAGCTGCTTCCTTGATTTAAAAGAATATTTTACGATCTCTTTCTTCTTTTAAAATTTCTACCGCTTCTCTAAAACGCTGTGAATGAATGATTTCTCTTTCCCTGAGGAAACGGAGTCCATCATTCAAATCTGGATCATCACTGAGATTAATAATCCATTGATAGGTGGCCCTTGCTTTTTCCTCGGCGGCAATATCTTCATATAAATCGGCAATAGGATCGCCTTTTGCCTGGATGTATGTGGCTGTAAACGGGATCCCGGCAGCATTGTGGTAAAATAACGCACTGTCATTGTTTGCGTAATGTTCTCCTAATCCTGCTTCTTTTAATTGATCAGGAGTCGCATCCTTCGTTAATTTATATACCATGGTCGCAATCATTTCCAAATGTGCAAATTCCTCTGTTCCAATATCTGTGAGAAGCCCGATTACTTTGTCAGGAATAGTGTAACGCTGATTTAAGTATCGTAAAGCGGCGGCCAGTTCTCCATCTGCTCCGCCGTATTGCTCAATTAAGTATTTAGCCAATCTGGGATTGCACGAGCTGACCCTAACCGGATATTGCAGTTTCTTTTCATAAACCCACATATGTGTTCAGTCCCTCCCTCATTTCTACACTTGCCAAGGCCATGGAGAATCAGACCAGTTCCACGGATAGGCGGAATAGCTGTTTCCGTACTGCATCAAAGGTCCAAACTGGCTTTCGAACAATTTCTTTATCCGTTTTCTTTCCTTGGCATAATGATTAAATTGATTGATTGCCTCGGCATCGTCAGGATGAGTGTCTAAATAGAGAGTCAGCTCCACCAGTACAAAATCTACTGCCTGAAGCTGTTCTAGAACCTGATAGTACTCAGCAGGAACCTGTGTCATGAAGTTGGCCCTCCTTTAACCTGTTCATAGGGGCTGTAATAAGGGTCATAAAACGCTTTCCATAATGTACCTGCCTTTAAGGCTTCAATCAGTGAAAATTGTTCAAGATTTGCAGGCTGAAATCCCATATATAAATGAGGCGGGGTAGAGAATGTTTTCGCTTCTATAGGCTTACAGGGGTCAAATGGACTGAAGTAAGGAAAATAGGTTTTATGGTGGGTATTCATCTTTGCCCTCCTTTTTGTCAATATCAGTTCATTTTATGAAGAAACTTCTCTTTTATGATATAAATCTTTAATAGGAAAAAGGGATTTCTTGAAATTTGTTGAAATATATTAATTAGGCAAGATTTTTCCCTTGAGGTGATTAAAATGTTTGTTAAAAGTATTATGATTCCTAAATTTAAATGTGTCACAATTCAACAGGATGAGAATCTGAAAAGTGCCCTTGAAACACTGGAAGCAAATCATATTGACGGACTGCCGGTTTTAAATGGAGAAAAGTATGCAGGTGTAGTTACCCGCTACCGGATTTACCAAAACTTCTTTAATTCAGGGGTGGAAAAAGAAGAATATCTAACTCAGACATTAGTTAAAGATATAGCTGCATACCAGGATAAATACCTTGAGGGCAGTGAAATCTTTGAGAAAACTCTAATGGAATTGAAGGATTTCCCGCTGCTGGCTGTTGTTGACAGCCAAAATAAATTCCTTGGTATAGTCACTAGATTCGACGTAATGGAACAATTCCAAAGTGCGTTTGGAGTGAATCGCCCAGGAATACGAATCGCCTTTACCTCGGTAGAAACAGAAGGAAGAATTGCTAGACTTGCTGAAATTGCACACCATTTCCATGAACATATCATTTCACTTGTCACCTTTGATGAAACAGATAAACTTGTTCGAAGAATAGTTTTAAAAGTGGAAAAGAAAGATAATGTTGAAAAATTCATTAAAAAGTTAGAAGAACACGGCTTCCGTATTTTGGACATTAACGAAGACTAAGTTTCGGATGACAAATAAAACGATCCCTCTCATACATTAGTATGGGAGGGATTTTTATGTGGGGAAAAACAGCACGGCTGCTTACAGGAGTTTTTTTTGGTTATTTATATATAAAATGGATACCAATCCATTCACCTTTTCATTTATCAGAGTTTTTTATTGGTTTGATTGTAGATCCGCTTAAGTTTTTTGCAGCATCTATTGCATTTACAATAGGATTCATTATTACAGGTATCCATATTAAAGAAGGAATTTATGAGACCAGGCAGATTTTGAAAGGAAGTAAGCGTATTAGTTTCAGTACATTCATTTCCTATGCAGTCTTTTTCAATTTCTGCTTTCTTTTTCAAATCGGTGCAATACAAGCAATAGTCTTTTTCTGTTTTGCACTGATGTATGTTATGATTTCAATATGTTTTTAGAAAAAATGTTAGGAGCCCAGGGCGATGATGATTTTAGTAGCAGTGCTTGCTACAGGGATAGCATTATTAATTTATATGCTGCTAGAGGCATTTGGAAATAAGGTTGAGGAACAAGAGCTTCTTTTTCCGGAATTTCCTGAATCATTCGGAAAAGTTTCTATTTTTTTCATTTCAGATATTCATCACAGAGTAATTTCAGATAAAATTATTTCAAAAATAAAAGGTAAAGCCGATTTAGTGGTAATCGGCGGTGATTTGACTGAAAAAAGGGTACCATTCAAGAGGGTAGAACAAAATATACATAAGTTAAAAGAGGTTGCTCCCGTTTACTTTGTCTGGGGCAATAATGATTATGAAGTCGATTTCCATCAATTAGACGCAATTCTCCTGGAGAATCGGGTAAAAATTCTAGATAATACATCCGTTACCTTTGAATCAACAGAAGGTGATAAATTATGCCTGCTTGGAATCGATGACATCTCACTGAAACG encodes:
- a CDS encoding LysM peptidoglycan-binding domain-containing protein, with product MSKEDPYRDQAERLRQRIEKINDPSSKKEKLPPRSDLHRNKKKKTKWKLKYPVIRLLVLFFILLPVTIFSVYTYLQDKGSFKQISGDSQGYEMVNLEKSDTVENDKKKKATSSVNQTDAVVSSNDDKKQSVTLVTETAPKLYGQKDTDKNAAPSKKQEGSTSQVSSSPGSKMVYHTVQPQETLFRIAMKYYQSQAGIERIKQANHIQGNEIETGQVLKIPMKN
- a CDS encoding manganese catalase family protein, which produces MWVYEKKLQYPVRVSSCNPRLAKYLIEQYGGADGELAAALRYLNQRYTIPDKVIGLLTDIGTEEFAHLEMIATMVYKLTKDATPDQLKEAGLGEHYANNDSALFYHNAAGIPFTATYIQAKGDPIADLYEDIAAEEKARATYQWIINLSDDPDLNDGLRFLREREIIHSQRFREAVEILKEERDRKIFF
- a CDS encoding spore coat protein CotJB; this translates as MTQVPAEYYQVLEQLQAVDFVLVELTLYLDTHPDDAEAINQFNHYAKERKRIKKLFESQFGPLMQYGNSYSAYPWNWSDSPWPWQV
- a CDS encoding spore coat associated protein CotJA encodes the protein MNTHHKTYFPYFSPFDPCKPIEAKTFSTPPHLYMGFQPANLEQFSLIEALKAGTLWKAFYDPYYSPYEQVKGGPTS
- a CDS encoding CBS domain-containing protein, producing the protein MFVKSIMIPKFKCVTIQQDENLKSALETLEANHIDGLPVLNGEKYAGVVTRYRIYQNFFNSGVEKEEYLTQTLVKDIAAYQDKYLEGSEIFEKTLMELKDFPLLAVVDSQNKFLGIVTRFDVMEQFQSAFGVNRPGIRIAFTSVETEGRIARLAEIAHHFHEHIISLVTFDETDKLVRRIVLKVEKKDNVEKFIKKLEEHGFRILDINED
- a CDS encoding metallophosphoesterase; translation: MMILVAVLATGIALLIYMLLEAFGNKVEEQELLFPEFPESFGKVSIFFISDIHHRVISDKIISKIKGKADLVVIGGDLTEKRVPFKRVEQNIHKLKEVAPVYFVWGNNDYEVDFHQLDAILLENRVKILDNTSVTFESTEGDKLCLLGIDDISLKRDRLDLALLDSEEGSFKILVSHNPKITNKIKPEHNISFVLSGHTHGGQIHLMGYSPYERGKIKKLKQTTILISNGYGTTTLPLRLGAPAQCHLISIKRK